Proteins from a genomic interval of Desulfofustis limnaeus:
- the atpE gene encoding ATP synthase F0 subunit C has product MEGNLQLALICIGAALSIGLAGLGAGIGIGLVGQGATMGLARNPEVQPKLMVFMILGMALAESIAIYGLVISLILMYANPLM; this is encoded by the coding sequence ATGGAAGGTAATCTGCAACTCGCGCTGATTTGTATTGGCGCCGCGCTCTCCATCGGCCTCGCCGGTCTGGGAGCAGGTATCGGTATCGGTCTGGTCGGCCAGGGTGCCACCATGGGACTCGCACGGAATCCGGAAGTACAGCCGAAATTGATGGTATTCATGATTCTCGGTATGGCTCTTGCCGAATCCATCGCCATCTACGGTCTGGTCATCTCTTTGATTCTGATGTATGCTAACCCGCTGATGTAA